Proteins encoded within one genomic window of Neodiprion fabricii isolate iyNeoFabr1 chromosome 6, iyNeoFabr1.1, whole genome shotgun sequence:
- the LOC124185601 gene encoding uroporphyrinogen-III synthase-like translates to MSVARGKVLLCKAKAQGEPEEGEKDYVTVLESAGFSCTQLPVLRFEFINLKKLQVLLVQNSYSGLILTSPRSAEAVKLSLEQGEAWLESIFSHIWKNLPIYCIGPTTERVARNILGLQRYCGSESGNAEELAKFIINEMQSASDNPEARPLLYPCSAIARDTMSTTLEAGGITMQKLPVYKTLPSKTLQTDLNDILSNSLPEYVVFFSPSAVRYVTNVIKRNRSEKLIEQMKFVAIGPVTEKALVEAGLKVYATSRQPDPIALSNALQNMLVKK, encoded by the exons ATGTCGGTAGCTCGGGGTAAAGTTTTACTCTGTAAGGCCAAGGCGCAGGGTGAACCAGAGGAAGGGGAGAAAGACTATGTTACGGTTCTCGAATCAGCAGGATTTTCATGCACGCAACTACCCGTTTTAAGATTTGAATTTATCAACCTTAAGAAGCTGCAGGTTCTCcttgttcaaaattcatacTCAG GTTTGATTCTTACGAGTCCTCGCAGCGCAGAAGCTGTGAAACTTTCTCTCGAACAGGGAGAAGCATGGTTGGAGTCCATCTTTAGCcatatttggaaaaatctgCCCATCTACTGCATAGGTCCAACGACAGAACGAGTGGCTAGAAATATTCTCGGTTTACAACGTTATTGTGGTTCTGAATCAGGCAATGCCGAAGAGCTAGCTAAGTTCATAATAAACGAAATGCAATCTGCAAGTGATAATCCTGAAGCAAGGCCTCTTTTGTACCCCTGCAGTGCTATTGCACGCGATACAATGTCAACTACTCTCGAAGCTGGTGGTATAACAATGCAGAAATTACCTGTCTACAAAACTCTACCCAGCAAAACGTTACAAACGGACTTAAACGATATCCTTAGCAACTCGCTACCGGAGTATGTAGTTTTTTTCAGTCCCTCTGCTGTGAGGTATGTTACAAACGTGATTAAACGAAATAGATCGGAAAAATTGATTgagcaaatgaaatttgtagCTATTGGTCCTGTGACCGAAAAAGCTCTTGTCGAAGCTGGCTTAAAAGTATACGCAACATCTCGCCAACCTGATCCTATCGCGTTATCAAATGCGCTTCAGAATATGCTAGTTAAAAAATGA